From a single Aspergillus puulaauensis MK2 DNA, chromosome 2, nearly complete sequence genomic region:
- a CDS encoding uncharacterized protein (COG:S;~EggNog:ENOG410Q2ND;~InterPro:IPR001077,IPR036388,IPR016461,IPR029063, IPR036390;~PFAM:PF00891;~go_function: GO:0008168 - methyltransferase activity [Evidence IEA];~go_function: GO:0008171 - O-methyltransferase activity [Evidence IEA]), whose translation MTQDIENTHGEDVTVTIKTETTVQTDEVTTASSSPVENGAETPNDFDNGVAIRPNSAEDIPDLLKKVGSLGAEYASNTDEDLRAEYLDAARHLVYALETPREAMIRYCWSQSTLYAAIETCVDLGVFPILAQDDTPKTAEELAKATNAEPLVLSRLLKHLGTMGVIAEVGEDTYRRNGFSTSLAIKRYSDAYPCMTGCITDGIIALPAHLKKTNYVNPSNGVKSAFQDGYRTSSHFFEYLKQNPIHAEQFNNHMTAYHQGRPSWMDEGFFPVPSLTEGLNVSADDVLLVDVGGGVGHDLTEFRRKWPNIPGRLVLEDLSEVIDQAKAQNQATASFIEPVVHDFFNEQPVKGARAYYMHSVLHDWADADCRRILSNLAQAMKPGYSKILINENVIPSTNAYWETTSLDIIMMADFASQERTEKQWRELTASVGLKIVKIWTRRRGVESLIECELA comes from the exons ATGACGCAGGATATTGAGAATACCCATGGCGAAGATGTCACCGTCACCATCAAGACGGAGACTACTGTTCAAACAGACGAAGTTACCACTGCAAGCAGCTCCCCTGTGGAGAACGGCGCAGAGACCCCGAACGACTTCGACAACGGGGTTGCCATTCGACCCAATTCTGCAGAAGACATCCCAGACCTTCTCAAGAAGGTCGGCTCACTCGGTGCCGAGTACGCTTCAAACACCGATGAGGACCTCCGCGCTGAGTACCTCGATGCGGCGCGGCATCTCGTGTATGCGCTGGAGACTCCCCGTGAGGCCATGATCAGATACTGCTGGTCCCAG AGCACACTATACGCTGCGATCGAAACATGTGTCGACCTCGGCGTGTTCCCGATTCTGGCCCAGGACGACACTCCCAAGACAGCGGAAGAGCTCGCAAAGGCTACCAACGCCGAACCTCTCGTTCTCT CCCGTCTTCTCAAACATCTCGGTACAATGGGCGTAATTGCCGAAGTCGGCGAAGACACCTACCGCCGCAATGGCTTCTCTACCTCTCTGGCTATCAAGCGGTATAGCGATGCCTATCCATGCAT GACTGGCTGCATCACAGACGGCATTATAGCCCTCCCCGCCCACCTCAAGAAAACCAACTACGTCAACCCCAGCAACGGCGTCAAATCTGCCTTCCAAGACGGATACCgcacctcctcccacttcTTCGAATACCTAAAGCAAAACCCTATCCACGCGGAGCAGTTCAATAACCACATGACGGCGTATCACCAGGGCCGTCCCAGTTGGATGGACGAGGGATTCTTCCCCGTACCGTCTCTGACGGAGGGACTGAATGTCAGTGCGGATGATGTCCTCCTGGTGGacgtcggtggtggtgtcggCCATGATCTTACTGAGTTCCGACGCAAATGGCCCAACATTCCTGGCCggttggttctggaggaTCTGTCCGAGGTGATTGACCAGGCCAAGGCACAGAACCAGGCGACTGCGTCGTTCATTGAACCGGTTGTGCATGACTTCTTCAATGAGCAGCCCGTCAAAG GCGCCCGAGCATACTACATGCACTCCGTCCTCCACGACTGGGCCGACGCCGACTGCCGGCGcatcctctccaacctcgcGCAGGCAATGAAGCCCGGCTACAGCAAAATTCTAATCAACGAGAACGTGATCCCGAGCACGAACGCGTACTGGGAGACGACGAGTCTGGACATCATCATGATGGCGGACTTTGCATCGCAGGAGCGCACGGAGAAGCAGTGGCGCGAGCTTACTGCGTCGGTGGGATTGAAGATCGTCAAGATCTGGACGCGACGAAGGGGGGTGGAGAGTCTGATTGAGTGTGAACTTGCTTAG